The Faecalibacter sp. LW9 genome has a segment encoding these proteins:
- a CDS encoding DNA topoisomerase 3 encodes MKICIAEKPSVAKDIAKVIGAHQKKDGYFEGNGYQVTWTFGHLCTLKEPQDYAAEWKSWDLNYLPMIPPTFGIKVIEDKGVKKQFKIIENLVTHPEVEEVINCGDAGQEGELIQRWVLLKARSKAPLKRLWISSLTEEAIKEGFANLRLGSQYENLFAAGQARAIGDWLLGMNATRLFTKKFAPPKTVLSIGRVQTPTLAMIVKRQKEIDAFHSEEYWELKTLYKTVEFTADIPRLKSEEKANNGLAFIKDRPFEIINFEVKEGKEKNPRLFDLTSLQVEANKKYAYSAENTLKYIQSLYEKKFVTYPRVDTTYLSEDIYPKVPGILQKLTAYQPLVEPLLQQPIPKSKAVFDDTKVTDHHAIIPTEIFPQGLNLDEKRIYDLVARRFIAVFYPECKVANTNVEGKVENENKEGKLSAIHFKASGKQILFMGWREVYAKDKQDDKKEEEEKLMPIFEIGESGLHEPHIHKGKTTPPKYYSEATLLRAMETAGKQVDDEEMRELMKDNGIGRPSTRANIIETLFRRKYIEKKKRNIIATQTGMDLIDTIQDELLKSPELTGIWERKLRLIERGEYELETFKSELIQMVTDLTNTVKNSYFRPISNHVVTEVKEKFPKPRKEKEKIVIEDSTCPKCKQHQLIKGKAAYGCANFKVCGFKIPFAIGGKKLTDNQIHQLLTKQKTTKIKGFIDGNTSEKFDAKLVLNTHYEIEFEK; translated from the coding sequence ATGAAAATTTGTATTGCAGAAAAGCCAAGTGTAGCGAAAGATATCGCCAAAGTAATCGGTGCGCATCAAAAAAAAGATGGGTATTTTGAAGGGAATGGCTATCAAGTCACATGGACTTTTGGACATCTTTGCACTTTAAAAGAGCCACAAGACTATGCTGCAGAGTGGAAAAGTTGGGATTTGAATTATCTTCCAATGATCCCACCTACATTTGGAATCAAAGTGATTGAAGATAAAGGGGTAAAGAAACAATTCAAGATTATCGAAAACCTTGTAACTCATCCAGAAGTGGAAGAGGTTATAAATTGTGGCGATGCCGGACAAGAAGGAGAGTTAATCCAGCGTTGGGTTTTGCTAAAAGCAAGAAGCAAAGCTCCTTTAAAACGTTTGTGGATTTCTTCCTTAACGGAAGAAGCCATTAAAGAAGGTTTTGCCAACTTGCGTTTAGGGTCACAATACGAAAACCTTTTCGCCGCAGGCCAGGCTCGTGCGATTGGCGATTGGCTATTAGGAATGAATGCAACTCGTTTATTTACCAAAAAATTTGCACCACCTAAAACAGTCTTATCAATAGGCCGTGTGCAAACTCCAACATTGGCAATGATTGTAAAACGCCAAAAGGAAATCGATGCCTTCCATTCAGAAGAGTATTGGGAATTAAAGACATTATATAAGACAGTAGAATTTACTGCTGACATTCCACGCCTAAAATCAGAGGAAAAAGCCAATAATGGGTTGGCTTTTATCAAGGATCGTCCTTTTGAGATTATTAATTTCGAAGTAAAAGAAGGGAAAGAAAAAAATCCTCGTTTATTCGATTTAACCTCTTTACAAGTAGAGGCAAATAAGAAATATGCTTATTCTGCTGAAAATACATTAAAGTATATCCAAAGTCTATATGAAAAGAAATTTGTGACTTATCCCCGTGTGGATACCACATATTTATCAGAGGATATTTATCCTAAAGTTCCTGGAATTTTACAAAAACTAACCGCATATCAACCGCTGGTTGAACCATTGCTACAACAACCGATACCAAAATCAAAAGCGGTGTTTGATGATACTAAAGTGACGGATCACCATGCGATTATTCCTACAGAGATTTTTCCTCAAGGGTTAAACTTAGATGAAAAACGCATCTATGATTTAGTTGCTCGACGCTTCATAGCTGTTTTTTATCCAGAATGTAAAGTAGCGAATACCAATGTAGAGGGTAAGGTAGAAAACGAAAATAAAGAAGGTAAACTTTCGGCAATACACTTCAAAGCATCAGGAAAACAAATATTGTTTATGGGATGGCGTGAAGTATATGCTAAAGATAAGCAAGACGATAAGAAAGAGGAAGAAGAAAAATTGATGCCGATATTCGAGATTGGAGAAAGTGGACTTCATGAACCTCATATTCATAAAGGAAAAACGACTCCTCCGAAATATTATTCTGAAGCGACCTTATTACGTGCGATGGAAACAGCGGGAAAACAAGTAGATGATGAAGAAATGCGTGAACTCATGAAAGATAATGGGATTGGTCGTCCATCGACACGTGCCAATATTATCGAAACATTGTTTCGTAGAAAATACATCGAAAAGAAGAAACGAAACATCATAGCTACTCAAACGGGAATGGATTTGATTGATACCATTCAAGATGAATTACTGAAATCCCCAGAATTAACAGGAATATGGGAACGTAAATTACGTTTAATCGAACGAGGAGAATATGAATTAGAGACCTTTAAATCTGAATTGATTCAGATGGTTACTGATCTGACGAACACTGTGAAGAACAGTTATTTTCGACCAATTTCGAATCATGTGGTTACGGAGGTAAAAGAGAAATTCCCGAAACCCCGCAAAGAGAAAGAAAAAATCGTTATCGAAGATTCAACTTGTCCAAAATGTAAACAACATCAATTGATAAAAGGAAAAGCAGCGTATGGGTGTGCAAATTTTAAAGTTTGTGGCTTCAAAATTCCTTTTGCAATCGGAGGTAAAAAATTAACTGACAATCAAATTCATCAATTGTTGACGAAACAAAAGACAACAAAGATCAAAGGCTTTATCGATGGAAATACGAGCGAAAAATTTGATGCCAAATTAGTTTTAAACACCCATTACGAAATCGAATTCGAGAAATAA
- a CDS encoding WYL domain-containing protein, translating into MCKSYKFVEIQIIMSKQGYIARYFNIVRKLSQQKYCSFEDLNSFLEEEFEMMKVYDDTLEFNFSKRTLQRDIKEIRTILGIDIVFSRANKGYYIEQDDYGSDFFLKTIEEINSFSALKLTNSLENVVYLEKRQPKRAEFLPEIIQAIQKKNKIEFNYLKFGESEETTRKVNPIAIKEFNNRWYLIAEDQETIKNFGLDRMTKLVTLNERIGKKIAFDYEEKYQHCFGIIAPNTEEPYDVVLEVSKKQAAYLETLPLHSSQHIIKRSGDKVHIGLKVYITTDFISEILSMGRFIKVLEPQLLKDRIKEHLDDLNKFYQ; encoded by the coding sequence ATGTGCAAAAGTTATAAATTTGTTGAAATCCAAATCATCATGTCTAAACAAGGTTACATTGCACGTTACTTTAATATTGTTCGAAAATTATCTCAACAGAAATATTGTTCTTTTGAAGATTTAAATTCTTTCCTAGAAGAAGAATTCGAAATGATGAAAGTATATGATGATACGTTAGAATTTAATTTTTCAAAACGTACCTTACAACGCGACATCAAAGAAATCCGTACCATCTTAGGGATAGATATTGTTTTTAGTCGAGCGAATAAAGGATATTACATCGAACAAGATGATTATGGATCTGATTTCTTTCTAAAAACCATTGAAGAAATTAATAGTTTCTCTGCACTTAAATTGACGAACTCTTTAGAAAATGTAGTGTATTTAGAGAAACGCCAACCCAAACGTGCTGAATTTTTACCTGAAATCATCCAAGCAATTCAAAAGAAAAATAAAATTGAATTTAATTATTTAAAATTTGGTGAATCGGAAGAAACGACGCGTAAAGTGAATCCGATTGCGATTAAAGAATTTAATAACCGTTGGTATCTAATTGCAGAAGATCAAGAAACCATCAAGAATTTCGGACTAGACCGTATGACAAAATTGGTAACACTGAACGAACGGATTGGGAAAAAAATTGCATTTGATTATGAAGAAAAATACCAACATTGTTTTGGAATCATTGCCCCTAATACCGAAGAGCCTTACGATGTTGTTTTAGAAGTATCAAAAAAACAAGCTGCATATTTAGAAACACTTCCACTACACAGCTCGCAACATATTATTAAACGTTCGGGTGATAAAGTCCATATAGGACTTAAGGTATATATCACAACCGATTTTATTTCTGAAATTTTATCGATGGGACGATTTATAAAAGTATTGGAACCACAGCTTTTAAAAGATCGTATAAAAGAACACTTAGATGATTTAAATAAGTTTTACCAATAA
- a CDS encoding tRNA threonylcarbamoyladenosine dehydratase, with translation MAIWQERAELLFKEEGLNNLKNSNVLIVGLGGVGSFAAEFVARAGVGKMTIVDGDTVDITNINRQLPALHSTVGMNKVDVVGDRLMDINPELQLTRINEFLSPERTHEIVTEDFDYVMDCIDSVTPKINLIIAAKRKKVKVISNMGAGGKFLASKVKVKDISKTDVCPLAKNVRKRLRKEGISKGVKAVFSTEVPDESSVKLTDGANFKKSFYGTNSWMPGLFGLHAAETVIRDLLKNKK, from the coding sequence ATGGCAATTTGGCAAGAAAGAGCTGAGTTATTATTCAAAGAAGAAGGATTAAATAACCTTAAAAATTCGAATGTACTAATCGTGGGATTAGGAGGAGTGGGATCATTTGCTGCTGAGTTTGTAGCTCGTGCAGGCGTTGGAAAAATGACCATTGTTGATGGAGATACGGTAGATATTACCAACATCAATCGTCAATTACCTGCTTTACACTCTACGGTTGGCATGAACAAAGTAGATGTTGTGGGAGATCGTTTGATGGATATTAATCCCGAATTACAATTAACTCGTATCAACGAATTTTTATCCCCTGAACGCACACACGAGATCGTGACGGAAGATTTTGATTATGTGATGGATTGCATCGATTCGGTTACCCCTAAAATTAATTTGATTATCGCAGCTAAACGCAAAAAGGTAAAAGTGATTAGTAATATGGGTGCTGGTGGAAAATTCTTAGCGAGTAAAGTAAAAGTAAAAGACATCAGTAAAACAGATGTATGTCCATTAGCTAAAAATGTTCGTAAACGTTTACGCAAAGAAGGCATTTCAAAAGGTGTAAAAGCTGTATTTTCAACAGAAGTACCTGATGAATCTTCAGTAAAATTAACAGATGGGGCGAACTTCAAGAAATCGTTTTACGGTACCAATTCATGGATGCCTGGTTTATTTGGATTACACGCGGCTGAAACAGTGATTCGAGATTTATTGAAAAACAAAAAATAA
- a CDS encoding TatD family hydrolase: MLINIHTHHTTTPEPYLIEVYNQYPWNIQPHEGYYSIGIHPVFINQSHIADDLITINQHISSHKCLAIGEIGLDKLTSVDFEVQKNVFKQQLCIAQEHQIPVIIHCVRAYQEIFEIRKKLNITVPFIFHGFNKNVQLLQQILDNYCIPSFGKNLLHNPNLQTIFANLSENQFFLENDDSQIPIQEIYTKAAELKNCSIEEIEAIVQNQFSRVFINL, translated from the coding sequence ATGTTAATCAATATCCACACCCATCATACCACTACACCTGAACCTTATTTGATTGAGGTGTATAACCAATACCCATGGAACATTCAACCCCATGAAGGCTATTATTCGATTGGTATACATCCCGTATTTATCAATCAATCGCATATTGCAGATGATTTAATCACGATAAATCAACATATATCATCTCATAAATGCCTTGCGATAGGTGAAATAGGATTGGATAAATTAACCTCAGTAGATTTTGAAGTTCAGAAAAATGTTTTTAAGCAACAGTTATGCATTGCACAAGAACATCAAATTCCAGTTATTATCCATTGCGTACGAGCATATCAAGAAATTTTTGAAATCCGAAAAAAATTAAACATCACTGTTCCCTTTATTTTTCATGGGTTCAATAAGAATGTACAATTATTACAACAAATTCTGGATAATTATTGTATCCCATCATTTGGAAAAAATTTGCTTCATAACCCAAACTTACAAACTATATTTGCAAACCTTTCGGAAAATCAGTTTTTCTTGGAAAATGATGATAGTCAAATCCCTATCCAAGAAATTTATACGAAAGCTGCCGAACTCAAAAACTGTTCGATAGAAGAAATCGAAGCGATTGTTCAAAATCAATTCAGTCGCGTATTTATCAATTTATAA
- a CDS encoding DHA2 family efflux MFS transporter permease subunit, with translation MEQGFSMNSQHIEQDSKALKYLPWLAAIALFMQALDGTILNTALPTIAVELNQSPLKLQSIIVSYTLTVALLIPLSGWLSDKYGTKRIFQLAVVLFTIGSICCAISPNLFTLILSRILQAVGGSMMVPVARLAILYAYPKEQLLKVINFITIPGMIGPLLGTSLGGVLVEALSWHWIFLVNIPFGLFLIWMSRFGIPDFKKPVFKFDKTGLLLFGGGVTFLTLFLELVSTNIVTAEFLIGIAVITFVLLIGYVVYAKKKAHPLINLNLFSIRTLRIGIIGNLITRLGIGGMPFLIPLLLQVGYGYTATVAGLMMIPAALSNLIAKSLVVPIVNKLGYRNMLISNTFLLGFLICLFFFVDSESPIEFLLPLLFIHGGISSIQFTAMNTLSLADLDYTNSSDGNSVLTITQQLSQTFGISVASLVLGMFKQWESLTNGVDVQAFRYSFLFLGIITILSTFIFIQLRSSDGLAMSGHKD, from the coding sequence TTGGAGCAAGGATTTTCAATGAATTCTCAACACATCGAACAAGATTCTAAAGCTTTAAAATATTTACCATGGCTTGCCGCAATAGCACTTTTTATGCAGGCTTTAGATGGTACTATTTTGAATACAGCATTGCCAACAATTGCTGTAGAATTAAATCAATCCCCACTGAAATTACAGTCTATTATTGTTTCTTATACATTGACTGTAGCTCTTTTAATTCCATTAAGCGGTTGGCTATCTGATAAATATGGTACAAAGCGTATTTTTCAATTAGCGGTCGTATTATTTACGATTGGCTCGATTTGTTGTGCGATTTCGCCTAATTTATTCACATTAATCTTATCACGAATTTTACAAGCCGTGGGTGGATCCATGATGGTTCCCGTGGCTCGATTAGCCATTTTATATGCTTATCCTAAAGAACAATTATTGAAAGTCATCAATTTTATTACAATACCTGGAATGATTGGACCTTTATTAGGGACAAGTTTGGGTGGAGTTTTAGTAGAAGCGCTTTCATGGCATTGGATATTTTTAGTGAATATTCCATTTGGATTATTTCTAATCTGGATGTCTCGATTTGGAATTCCTGATTTTAAGAAACCTGTTTTTAAATTTGATAAAACCGGACTTTTATTATTTGGAGGTGGAGTAACTTTCTTAACCCTATTTCTAGAGCTTGTATCTACCAATATCGTCACAGCAGAATTTTTGATTGGAATTGCAGTAATCACTTTTGTATTGCTTATCGGTTATGTAGTCTATGCCAAAAAGAAAGCTCATCCCTTAATTAATTTGAACCTATTTTCTATTCGTACATTACGCATAGGTATTATAGGAAATTTAATTACCCGATTAGGGATTGGAGGAATGCCGTTTTTAATTCCATTATTGCTTCAAGTTGGTTATGGGTATACTGCTACCGTTGCGGGATTAATGATGATACCTGCAGCTTTGAGTAATTTAATAGCAAAATCATTAGTTGTACCCATTGTAAATAAATTAGGCTATCGAAATATGTTAATATCTAATACATTTCTACTTGGATTTCTAATCTGTTTATTCTTTTTTGTGGATTCCGAATCACCTATCGAATTTCTTTTGCCTCTATTATTTATACATGGTGGTATAAGTTCGATTCAGTTTACAGCGATGAACACGTTGTCATTGGCCGATTTGGATTATACCAATTCCAGTGATGGGAATAGTGTATTAACCATTACGCAGCAACTTTCACAAACTTTCGGAATCTCGGTAGCCTCTTTGGTTTTAGGAATGTTTAAACAATGGGAAAGTCTAACCAATGGTGTGGATGTGCAAGCGTTTCGTTATTCCTTTCTATTCTTAGGAATAATTACCATTTTATCCACTTTCATATTCATACAATTGCGATCTTCAGATGGTCTAGCTATGTCAGGGCATAAAGATTAA
- a CDS encoding IS1182 family transposase produces the protein MYTSSKIVFKDYNPKENLLFPPNLSELIEEKHPVRVISNIIDGLAIKNLINSYKPYGTSSYHPKMLLKVLIYGYLSNIYSSRKLEQALKENIHFMWLSGMNRPDHNTINRFRSERLKGKLKSIFTQIVLLLEKEGIVSLTTTFVDGTKIEANANRYTFVWGRAIKKHKARISEQLEDLWNYAESVAKEELQNTENIEFKEIDSEKVTQTIDKINEVLKDKKIPSKIRQKLNYGKKNWSKNLEKYKKQEEILQQRNSYSKTDTDATFMRMKEDHMKNGQLKPAYNLQISTNKQYILHYSIHHNPTDTKTLKPHLAGFEQHYHRTPKELVADAGYGSEENYNLLKSKKIKPYVKYNYFRKDQKSGQITSSESNPKLAKIREKVYKLLNTVRGIKLRKQRCHDVEPVFAEIKHNKNFKRFMLRGVDKVEIEVGLLAIAHNLKKMAKIT, from the coding sequence GTGTATACTAGTTCGAAAATAGTCTTTAAAGATTACAATCCCAAAGAAAATTTGCTTTTTCCTCCAAATTTATCGGAGTTGATAGAAGAAAAGCATCCTGTTAGAGTTATTTCCAATATAATAGATGGTTTAGCAATTAAAAATCTTATTAATAGCTATAAACCATATGGAACATCATCTTATCACCCAAAAATGCTTCTGAAAGTGTTGATTTATGGCTACCTAAGTAATATTTATTCAAGCCGTAAATTAGAACAAGCACTGAAAGAAAATATTCATTTTATGTGGCTTTCTGGAATGAATCGTCCTGACCATAATACGATAAATCGCTTTCGTAGCGAGCGATTAAAAGGTAAACTGAAATCTATATTCACTCAAATAGTCTTGCTTTTAGAAAAAGAAGGAATCGTTAGTTTAACAACCACTTTTGTTGATGGGACTAAGATTGAGGCAAACGCTAATCGCTATACATTCGTTTGGGGAAGAGCGATTAAAAAACACAAAGCTAGAATTTCTGAGCAGTTAGAAGACTTATGGAATTACGCAGAAAGTGTAGCAAAAGAAGAGCTTCAAAACACAGAAAATATTGAATTTAAAGAAATCGATTCTGAAAAAGTCACACAAACAATTGATAAGATAAATGAAGTTTTGAAAGATAAAAAAATCCCATCAAAGATTCGTCAAAAGCTCAATTATGGAAAGAAAAATTGGTCTAAGAATTTAGAAAAATACAAAAAACAAGAAGAGATTTTACAACAAAGAAATTCTTACTCTAAGACCGATACAGATGCTACATTTATGAGAATGAAAGAAGATCATATGAAAAATGGTCAGCTAAAACCCGCTTATAATCTGCAAATCTCCACGAATAAACAGTATATTTTACATTATTCTATTCACCATAATCCAACCGATACAAAAACTCTAAAACCTCATTTAGCAGGTTTTGAGCAGCATTACCATAGAACTCCAAAAGAGCTTGTAGCCGATGCGGGCTATGGCTCAGAAGAAAATTATAACTTGCTTAAATCAAAAAAGATAAAACCTTACGTAAAATACAATTACTTCAGAAAAGATCAAAAATCAGGACAAATTACTTCTTCAGAGAGCAATCCCAAACTGGCTAAAATAAGAGAAAAAGTATATAAACTTCTCAATACAGTGAGAGGTATCAAACTCAGAAAACAAAGATGTCACGATGTTGAACCAGTTTTTGCCGAAATAAAACACAACAAAAACTTTAAACGATTTATGTTAAGAGGAGTTGATAAAGTCGAAATTGAAGTCGGCTTACTTGCTATTGCTCATAACTTAAAGAAAATGGCGAAAATCACCTGA
- a CDS encoding asparaginase: MQTKILLVYTGGTIGMAKDYGDQSLKPFNFDNLIKQIPELSLIDCTIEYHSFDTPIDSSDMKPEYWIEIAQVIEKNYETYDGFVVLHGTDTMAYTASALSFMIDNLEKPVIFTGSQLPIGDLRTDAKENLITSIQLAALRKNNQPIVQEVCIYFEYKLFRANRATKINAENFDAFESPNYPIIGISGVHLEVKENLLLKKEITGPLSINKNLNADVGVLKIFPGMNRCFIESVLNAPCMKAFIIEAFGTGNIFTDQWFIDLLKEKVDQGIHLIINTQCSGGMVEIGRYATSDALLEMGAISSYDLTMEAAITKAIYLLGQNLSREDFRAQYEANLKGELRHHYYN, encoded by the coding sequence ATGCAAACAAAGATTCTTTTAGTCTATACAGGTGGGACCATTGGGATGGCAAAAGATTACGGCGATCAATCTTTAAAACCCTTTAATTTTGATAATCTAATCAAACAAATTCCAGAGTTATCATTAATTGATTGTACGATTGAGTATCATAGTTTTGATACACCTATTGACTCCTCTGATATGAAGCCTGAATATTGGATTGAAATTGCACAAGTGATTGAAAAAAACTACGAAACCTATGACGGATTTGTGGTTTTACACGGAACTGATACCATGGCTTATACGGCATCAGCTTTAAGCTTTATGATTGACAATTTAGAAAAACCAGTGATTTTTACAGGTTCTCAATTGCCAATTGGCGATTTACGTACTGACGCAAAAGAAAATTTAATTACATCCATTCAATTAGCTGCATTGCGTAAAAATAATCAACCGATTGTTCAAGAAGTTTGCATCTATTTTGAATATAAATTATTCCGTGCTAATCGTGCCACGAAAATTAATGCAGAGAACTTTGATGCTTTCGAGTCTCCAAACTATCCCATAATTGGAATATCTGGTGTGCATTTGGAAGTAAAAGAAAACTTATTGCTAAAAAAAGAAATTACAGGACCCCTAAGCATCAACAAGAATCTTAATGCTGATGTTGGTGTGTTAAAGATTTTCCCAGGAATGAACCGATGCTTTATCGAAAGTGTTTTAAATGCGCCTTGCATGAAAGCATTTATTATCGAAGCTTTTGGGACAGGAAATATTTTTACGGACCAATGGTTTATTGATCTTTTAAAAGAAAAAGTGGATCAAGGCATTCATCTTATCATTAATACACAATGTTCAGGAGGAATGGTTGAAATTGGACGATATGCAACAAGTGATGCTTTGTTAGAAATGGGAGCAATTTCAAGTTATGATTTAACAATGGAAGCAGCCATTACAAAAGCCATTTATTTATTAGGTCAAAATTTATCGCGTGAAGATTTTAGAGCGCAATACGAAGCCAATCTAAAAGGCGAATTAAGACATCATTACTATAATTAA
- the lysM gene encoding peptidoglycan-binding protein LysM yields MGLFSFIKNAGSKIFAGSETPEEKAQKVKEHVAKFNFDLSGVTFTSNGDTIVVSGQALNIDEKQKILATAGNVDGVEGVEDQLTLKTPLKIELPDLSKTMYTVKSGDSLSKIAKEVYGDPMKYPVIFEANKPMLTDPDKIYPGQVLYIPQG; encoded by the coding sequence ATGGGATTATTTTCTTTCATTAAAAATGCAGGATCAAAAATCTTTGCTGGCTCTGAAACACCGGAAGAAAAAGCACAAAAAGTAAAAGAACACGTAGCGAAATTTAATTTCGATTTATCAGGAGTAACTTTTACATCTAATGGAGATACAATTGTTGTATCAGGTCAAGCCTTAAATATTGATGAGAAACAAAAAATTTTAGCAACTGCAGGTAATGTGGATGGAGTAGAAGGTGTAGAAGATCAATTAACGTTAAAAACACCATTGAAAATTGAATTACCTGACTTATCAAAAACAATGTATACGGTAAAGAGTGGAGACTCATTATCAAAGATTGCTAAAGAGGTTTATGGGGACCCAATGAAATATCCCGTTATATTTGAAGCGAATAAACCCATGTTAACTGATCCTGATAAAATTTACCCTGGACAGGTATTGTATATTCCTCAAGGATAA
- a CDS encoding flagellar motor protein MotB — MKVSIFPLVLIAGTTMFSCVSQKKYDELSSRFNSVYSENQGCQTELAVAKSKLASFENSYSQSENTVNKERDQVRELQKLLNNCIEGGNKNVAELVKEINESNKYIKHLVNTKNKSDSLNMVLTNNLTRSLSKSEANDVDVQVLKGVVYISLSDNMLYKSGSYEISPAAGETLRKIAKIINDYKDYDVLIEGNTDNVPISKTNIRNNWDLSALRASSVVQALQNQFGVDGKRMTAGGRGEYNPLTSNASEEGRSKNRRTQIIILPKLDQFMELIGQAPKD, encoded by the coding sequence ATGAAAGTTTCAATTTTCCCATTAGTGTTAATCGCTGGAACAACGATGTTTAGTTGTGTGAGTCAAAAAAAATATGATGAGTTATCAAGCCGTTTTAACTCTGTTTATTCAGAAAATCAAGGGTGTCAAACTGAATTAGCAGTAGCAAAATCTAAATTAGCAAGCTTTGAAAATTCGTACTCTCAGTCTGAAAACACTGTAAATAAAGAACGTGATCAAGTTCGTGAATTACAAAAATTATTAAATAACTGTATCGAAGGAGGAAACAAAAACGTTGCAGAGTTAGTAAAAGAAATTAATGAATCGAACAAGTATATCAAACACTTAGTAAACACGAAAAACAAATCGGATAGTTTGAATATGGTTTTAACGAACAATTTAACACGTTCGTTATCAAAATCTGAAGCAAACGATGTAGATGTACAAGTGTTAAAAGGTGTGGTTTATATCTCTTTATCAGATAACATGTTATACAAATCAGGATCTTACGAAATTTCTCCAGCAGCTGGTGAAACATTAAGAAAGATCGCTAAGATTATTAATGACTACAAAGATTACGATGTTTTAATTGAAGGGAACACAGATAATGTGCCAATCAGTAAAACAAACATCCGTAACAACTGGGATTTATCAGCGTTACGTGCATCTTCAGTGGTACAAGCATTACAAAACCAATTTGGTGTTGATGGAAAACGTATGACAGCAGGTGGTCGTGGAGAATACAATCCTTTAACTTCTAATGCATCTGAAGAAGGACGTTCTAAAAACCGTCGTACACAAATCATCATTTTACCTAAATTAGATCAATTTATGGAATTAATCGGTCAAGCACCAAAAGATTAA